One window of the Desulfobaccales bacterium genome contains the following:
- the ftsH gene encoding ATP-dependent zinc metalloprotease FtsH yields the protein MQPNALRWTLWYFLAFLLLFLVLQSYFPGRRAVPINYSEFRRLVEIKGVDDLDISAELISGRLLEPGVEFLAKERQEPELAKRLKESFGPELRFSTVKLEDRDLVDRLDKQGIKYRAIPERTWVTQLLSWLLPMLVLVAIWIYFFQRLGAGAGGLMSVGKSRAKVYMEDEVKVTFNDVAGVEEAEEELKEIIEFLKNPGKFQTLGGKIPKGVLLVGPPGTGKTLLARAVAGEAGVPFMSLTGSDFVEMFVGVGAARVRDLFQQAQEKAPCIIFIDELDAIGKARGLSPLAGHEERENTLNQLLSEMDGFDTRKGVIIMAATNRPEILDPALIRPGRFDRHILVDRPSLKGREDILRIHTRNVKLAPDVDLAKLAARTPGMVGSDLANIVNEAALLAARKNKAAVEMSDFEEAIDRVVAGLEKRNRMMNPREKEIVAYHESGHALVAEALQPLVDPVHRVSIIPRGIGALGYTMQLPTEDRYLMTKSELEARMAVMLGGRVAEELKFEEISTGAHNDLYRATDIARSMVREYGMSEKLGPLTFERERRPLFLEGIMPTAPRDYSEATAQEIDAEVRALVERAYQRAKEILTEKREVLERVAQHLLEKEVLEGEELRRLLNEHPESAKPHQ from the coding sequence ATGCAGCCCAACGCCCTTCGCTGGACCCTGTGGTATTTCCTTGCCTTTCTGCTCCTGTTCCTCGTGCTCCAGAGCTACTTTCCCGGCCGCCGGGCCGTGCCCATCAACTACAGCGAATTCCGGCGTCTGGTGGAGATCAAGGGCGTGGACGACCTGGACATCAGTGCCGAGCTCATCTCCGGCCGCCTGCTGGAGCCGGGGGTGGAGTTTCTGGCCAAAGAGCGCCAGGAGCCGGAGCTGGCCAAGCGCCTGAAGGAGTCCTTCGGCCCGGAGCTGCGCTTTTCCACCGTCAAGCTGGAGGACCGGGACCTGGTGGACCGGCTGGACAAGCAGGGCATCAAATACCGGGCAATCCCTGAGCGCACCTGGGTGACCCAGCTCCTCTCCTGGCTGCTGCCCATGCTGGTCCTGGTGGCCATCTGGATCTACTTCTTCCAGCGTCTCGGCGCCGGTGCCGGGGGCCTCATGAGCGTGGGGAAGAGCCGGGCCAAGGTCTACATGGAAGACGAGGTCAAGGTGACCTTCAACGACGTGGCCGGGGTGGAGGAGGCCGAAGAGGAGCTCAAGGAGATCATCGAGTTCCTGAAAAACCCGGGCAAATTCCAGACCCTGGGCGGCAAGATCCCCAAGGGCGTGCTCCTGGTGGGCCCGCCGGGCACGGGGAAAACGCTTTTGGCCCGGGCCGTGGCCGGCGAGGCCGGGGTGCCCTTCATGAGCCTCACCGGCTCCGATTTCGTGGAGATGTTCGTGGGCGTGGGAGCCGCCCGGGTGCGGGACCTCTTCCAGCAGGCCCAGGAGAAGGCCCCTTGCATCATCTTCATTGACGAGCTGGACGCCATCGGCAAGGCCAGGGGCTTAAGCCCCCTGGCGGGCCACGAGGAGCGGGAGAACACCCTGAACCAGCTCCTCTCGGAGATGGACGGCTTCGACACGAGAAAGGGCGTCATTATCATGGCGGCCACCAACCGGCCGGAGATCCTGGACCCGGCCCTCATCCGCCCGGGGCGCTTCGATCGCCACATCCTGGTGGACCGCCCCAGCCTCAAGGGCCGGGAGGACATCCTGCGCATCCACACCCGTAACGTCAAGCTGGCCCCGGATGTGGACCTGGCCAAGCTGGCGGCCCGTACCCCCGGCATGGTGGGCTCGGATCTGGCCAACATCGTCAACGAGGCGGCGCTCCTGGCGGCCCGCAAAAACAAGGCCGCGGTGGAGATGAGCGACTTTGAGGAGGCCATCGACCGGGTGGTGGCGGGCCTGGAGAAAAGAAACCGCATGATGAACCCCCGGGAGAAGGAGATCGTGGCTTACCATGAGTCCGGCCACGCCTTGGTGGCCGAGGCCCTGCAGCCCCTGGTGGACCCGGTGCACCGGGTCTCCATCATCCCCCGGGGCATCGGTGCTCTGGGCTATACCATGCAGCTCCCCACCGAGGACCGCTACCTCATGACCAAATCCGAGCTGGAGGCCCGCATGGCGGTGATGCTGGGGGGCCGGGTGGCCGAAGAGCTTAAGTTTGAGGAGATCTCCACCGGAGCCCACAACGATCTTTACCGGGCCACGGACATCGCCCGCTCCATGGTGCGGGAGTACGGCATGAGCGAGAAGCTGGGGCCGCTCACCTTCGAGCGGGAGCGGCGGCCCCTGTTTCTGGAGGGCATCATGCCCACCGCGCCCCGGGATTACAGCGAGGCTACGGCCCAGGAGATTGACGCCGAGGTGCGGGCCTTGGTGGAGCGGGCCTACCAGCGGGCCAAGGAGATCCTCACGGAGAAGCGGGAGGTCCTGGAGCGGGTGGCCCAACACCTCCTGGAGAAAGAGGTCCTTGAAGGTGAGGAACTGCGCCGCCTGCTGAATGAGCACCCAGAGTCGGCAAAACCTCATCAATAA